A genomic window from Flintibacter sp. KGMB00164 includes:
- a CDS encoding YlxR family protein, producing the protein MPKKIPMRQCVGCREMKPKKELIRVVRSPEGQVSLDFRGKLPGRGAYVCPNPACLAKAKKSKALERAFSAPLPEEVYQALEEQMKEVPQDAQ; encoded by the coding sequence GTGCCCAAGAAGATCCCCATGCGCCAGTGTGTTGGCTGCCGGGAGATGAAGCCGAAAAAGGAACTGATCCGGGTGGTCCGTTCTCCGGAGGGGCAGGTGTCCCTGGATTTCCGGGGAAAGCTGCCTGGGCGGGGGGCCTATGTGTGTCCCAATCCCGCCTGTCTGGCTAAGGCCAAAAAGTCCAAGGCGCTGGAGCGGGCCTTTTCTGCCCCCCTTCCTGAGGAAGTATATCAGGCGCTGGAAGAACAGATGAAGGAGGTGCCCCAGGATGCCCAATGA
- the nusA gene encoding transcription termination factor NusA: MAKRTTKKVNSNELDGQEFFAAIAQIEQEKGIKPGYMMEKITQALVSAYRRDHEGVGDNLIVDANPETNTVRMFLKKDVVEVVDNPNTEISLQEAKAALPRAELGDVVRIEVKPKSFGRIAAQTARQVIIQGIREAEQGMVYDEFSSKEHELLTGVVTRIDPRNGAVTLRISSGSEFTDAYLGANEQVKGESYVEGQRLKVYMVEVRKATKGPQVIISRTHPGLVKRLFELEVPEIYDGTVEIRSIAREAGSRTKLAVWSADPNVDPIGACVGPRGQRVNTIVEELKGEKMDIIKYSDDPAEYIAAALSPADVVSVEPLPDGKSCRVVVPDDQLSLAIGKEGQNARLAAKLTGWKIDIKPASAPLEPIEEIQQEELEDDALVAEEPVESEEE; the protein is encoded by the coding sequence GTGGCTAAGAGAACAACGAAAAAGGTCAATAGCAACGAGCTGGATGGACAGGAATTTTTTGCCGCCATTGCTCAGATCGAGCAGGAGAAGGGCATCAAGCCCGGTTATATGATGGAGAAGATCACCCAGGCTCTGGTGTCGGCGTACCGCCGGGACCATGAGGGCGTGGGCGATAACCTGATTGTGGACGCCAACCCCGAGACCAACACCGTCCGCATGTTCCTGAAGAAGGATGTAGTAGAGGTCGTGGACAATCCCAACACCGAGATCAGCCTGCAGGAGGCCAAGGCCGCCCTGCCCCGGGCCGAGCTGGGCGATGTGGTGCGCATTGAGGTCAAGCCCAAGAGCTTTGGCCGCATTGCCGCTCAGACTGCCCGCCAGGTCATCATCCAGGGCATCCGCGAGGCCGAGCAGGGCATGGTGTACGACGAGTTCTCCTCCAAGGAGCACGAGCTGCTCACCGGCGTGGTTACCCGCATCGATCCCCGCAACGGGGCGGTCACCCTGCGCATCAGTTCCGGCTCTGAGTTCACCGACGCCTATCTGGGCGCCAATGAGCAGGTCAAGGGTGAGAGCTACGTGGAGGGCCAGCGCCTGAAGGTGTACATGGTGGAGGTGCGCAAGGCCACCAAGGGCCCCCAGGTCATTATCTCCCGCACCCACCCCGGTCTGGTCAAGCGCCTCTTTGAGCTGGAAGTGCCTGAGATCTACGACGGCACCGTGGAGATCCGCTCCATCGCCCGTGAGGCCGGCTCCCGCACCAAGCTGGCGGTCTGGTCCGCTGACCCCAACGTAGATCCCATCGGCGCCTGTGTTGGCCCCCGCGGTCAGCGTGTCAACACCATCGTGGAGGAGCTCAAGGGCGAGAAGATGGACATCATCAAGTACTCCGACGATCCCGCCGAGTACATTGCCGCCGCGCTCTCTCCCGCCGACGTGGTCAGCGTGGAGCCTCTGCCCGACGGCAAGAGCTGCCGCGTGGTAGTGCCCGACGACCAGCTGTCTCTGGCCATCGGTAAGGAGGGCCAGAACGCCCGCCTGGCCGCCAAGCTCACCGGCTGGAAGATCGACATTAAGCCCGCCTCCGCTCCCCTGGAGCCCATCGAGGAGATCCAGCAGGAGGAGCTGGAGGACGACGCTCTGGTGGCTGAGGAGCCTGTGGAGAGCGAGGAAGAATAA